The genome window GTGGGAGTGGCGCGCGCGGCCTTCGAGGCCGCGCGTTCCTACGCGAACGAGCGCCAGGCGTTCGGCAGGGCGATACACGAGTTCCAGGGCGTCGGCTTCAAGCTCGCCGACATGGCCACGCGCATCGACGCGTCCAGGCTCCTCACCCTGCGCGCCGCGTGGCTCAAGGACCGCGGCTTCCGCGTCACCCGCGAGGCGGCGATGGCCAAGCTGTTCGCGTCGGAGACGGCGAACGCGGTGACCCACGACGCGGTGCAGGTCCTGGGCGGTTACGGTTACACCAAGGACTTCCCGGTCGAGCGGTACTTCCGGGACGCGCGCGTCACCGAGATCTACGAGGGCACGAGCGAGATCCAGCGGATCGTGATCCACAGGCAGCTCTACAGGGAGCTGGAGCGTTGACGGGGCGCTGCCCTGGCGAGCGGAGGGGAGAGGCGTGATCGACTTCGAGCTCTCGCCAGAACAGAAGCAGTTCCAGGCGCTGGCGCGCGACTTCGTGCGCGACCACGTGATCCCCGTCGCGGCCGAGCACGACCGGCAGGAGACCTACCCCGAGGAGGTCGTGGCCGCCGCGCACGAGGTCGGCCTGCTCAACGTGGGCGTCCCGCAGGAGGTGGGCGGCCTGGGCCTCGGCATGGTCGACGAGGTCGTGATCGGCGAGGAGCTCGGCTACGGCTGCATGGGCATCTACACGATCCTCATGGCCTCCGAGCTCGGCATCACGCCCATCCTCATCGCCGGCACGCCGGAGCAGCAGCGCCGCTTCCTCTCCCCGCTGCTCGAGGGGCCCAGGCTGGCCGCCTTCGCGCTCTCCGAGCCCAACAACGGCTCCGACGCCGCGGCCATGACCACGCGCGCCGAGCTGCGCTCGGGCGAGGTCGTCCTGAACGGGGTCAAGACGTGGATCTCGAACGGCGGCATCGCCGACGTGATCGTCGTGTTCGCCACGTTCGACCCCGAGCAGCGGCACCGCGGCACGCTGGCGGTCGTGGTCGAGAGGGGCGCCGAGGGCCTGAGCGCCCACAAGCTCCACGGCAAGCTGGGCCAGCGCGCGAGCCCGACGTACGAGCTGGTGTTCGAGGACGTCGTCGTCCCGCGCGCGAACGTGCTGGGCGAGCCGGGCGACGGCTTCAGGATCGCGATGCGGACCCTCGACAAGACGCGCGTGCCCGTCGCCGCCGGCGCCGTGGGCGTGGCCAGGAGGGCGCTCGACGAGGCCAAGGCCTACGCGCTGCAGCGGCACGCGTTCGGCAGGCCCATCGCCGACTTCCAGGCGATCCAGTTCAAGCTGGCTGACATGAAGATCGGCGTGGAGACCGCGCGGTGGCAGACCTACCGCGCCGCCTGGCTCGTCGACAGGGGCCTGCCCCACGGCGAGGCCGCCGCGATCGCCAAGGCCTACGCCTCCGACATGGCGTTCCACGCCGCCCAGGAGGCGATCAACGTCTTCGGCGGCTACGGCTACATGAACGAGTACCCGGTGGAGAAGCTGATGCGCGACGTGAAGCTGAACCAGATCTACGAGGGCACGAACGAGATCCAGCGCCTCGTCATCGCCCGCAGCGTGCTGAGGTGAGCCCCGGGAGCGAGCGGAGGAGAGCATGAAGGTACTTACCGTGGTGAGGCAGGTCCCCGACGCCGAGGCGCGCGTGCGCGCCGAGGGCGGTCGGGTCGACCTGACCGGCGTCACGTTCGTGATGGACGGGATGGACGAGTACGGCGTCGAGGAGGCGATCCGGCTGCGCGAGGCCGGCCACGACCTCGAGATCGTGGCCGTGGCCGTGGGCCCGGCGCGCTTCGCCGACGCGCTGCGCACGGCGCTGGCGCTCGGCGCCGACCGCGCCGTCCACGTCGTCACCGACGAGCAGCTAGACCCCGTCACGCTGGCCGGCGTCGTGGCGCAGGTCGCGCGGGAGGAGGGCGCCGAGCTGGTGCTGACGGGCGGCAAGCAGGCCGACTGGGACAGCTCGGCCCTCGGCCCCGCGCTGGCCGAGCACCTCGGCTGGCCGCACGCCGACTGGACGACGCGGCTCGAGCTCGCCGGCGGCGAGCTGAGGCTGAGGCACGACGTCGACGACGGCGTCGAGGAGCTGACCGTGACCCTGCCCGCCGTCGTCACGACGCAGCAGGGCCTCAACGAGCCGCGCTACCCGACGCTGCCGAACATCATGAAGGCCAAGCGCAAGGAGCTGGCCACGCGGGACCTGGCCGCGCTCGGCGCCCCGGCGCCGCGCGTGAGGGTCGTGTCCCAGGAGATCCAGGTGCGGCCGCGCCTCAACAGGATGATCGACGGCGAGCCGGAGGAGGCCGCGCGGGAGGTCGCCAGGCTGCTGCGCACCGAGGCGAAGGTCATCTAGGAGGCGATGGTGATCCTGCTAGTCACCGAAGAGAGGCGAGGGCGGCTGAAGAGGAGCGCGGCCGAGCTGGTCACGGCCGCGCGCGAGCTGGGAGGGGACGCCGTCGGGCTGGTGCTCGGCGCGGACCCCGGGGCGGCCGCCGAGGAGCTGGCCGCCTACCTGCCCAGGGTGACCGCCCTGCGCGGCGCCTTCGCGACGGCCGAGGCCGTCGCCGCGGCCGCCGCCGACGCGGCGCGCGACCTCGGCGCCGACGTCGTGCTGTTCGC of Trueperaceae bacterium contains these proteins:
- a CDS encoding acyl-CoA dehydrogenase family protein — encoded protein: MIDFELSPEQKQFQALARDFVRDHVIPVAAEHDRQETYPEEVVAAAHEVGLLNVGVPQEVGGLGLGMVDEVVIGEELGYGCMGIYTILMASELGITPILIAGTPEQQRRFLSPLLEGPRLAAFALSEPNNGSDAAAMTTRAELRSGEVVLNGVKTWISNGGIADVIVVFATFDPEQRHRGTLAVVVERGAEGLSAHKLHGKLGQRASPTYELVFEDVVVPRANVLGEPGDGFRIAMRTLDKTRVPVAAGAVGVARRALDEAKAYALQRHAFGRPIADFQAIQFKLADMKIGVETARWQTYRAAWLVDRGLPHGEAAAIAKAYASDMAFHAAQEAINVFGGYGYMNEYPVEKLMRDVKLNQIYEGTNEIQRLVIARSVLR
- a CDS encoding electron transfer flavoprotein subunit beta/FixA family protein, yielding MKVLTVVRQVPDAEARVRAEGGRVDLTGVTFVMDGMDEYGVEEAIRLREAGHDLEIVAVAVGPARFADALRTALALGADRAVHVVTDEQLDPVTLAGVVAQVAREEGAELVLTGGKQADWDSSALGPALAEHLGWPHADWTTRLELAGGELRLRHDVDDGVEELTVTLPAVVTTQQGLNEPRYPTLPNIMKAKRKELATRDLAALGAPAPRVRVVSQEIQVRPRLNRMIDGEPEEAAREVARLLRTEAKVI